One Paraburkholderia sp. HP33-1 genomic region harbors:
- a CDS encoding DUF2252 domain-containing protein, whose translation MSDIARTIASFNAGRDPERLAMKYKAMRGSPFVFLRGTCHLFYERLPRAKVLDDAPHVWICGDMHLENFGSYKGDNRLVYFDNNDFDEACLAPVPYELVRLLTSVLVGAADLKLSRAEALALCHTALDAYSAALAFGKSRWIEAETATGMVRDLFDALGSRTRAAHLDRRTVLKGKTRMLKVDGKKALPVSDQQRAAVAQFMQRFAATEPNPEFYRTLDVARRIAGTGSLGVDRYVILVEGKGSPDGNYLIDLKEALPSSVSVHVKAAQPKWQTEAQRVVEVQRRNQAVSQAFLHAVEFDERSYVLRGLQPSEDRVALADWNGKLPRLEEIINSMAELSAWAHLRSGGRQKSAIADDLIAFGNRRDWQLPLIDLATQCEAQVAADWKAYCEAYDRGAFEVRISA comes from the coding sequence ATGTCCGACATCGCCAGGACCATCGCCAGTTTCAACGCCGGCCGCGACCCCGAACGGCTCGCGATGAAGTACAAAGCCATGCGCGGCTCGCCGTTCGTGTTCCTGCGTGGCACCTGTCATCTGTTCTATGAGCGTTTGCCGCGCGCGAAAGTGCTCGACGACGCGCCGCATGTGTGGATCTGCGGCGACATGCACCTGGAAAATTTCGGTAGCTACAAGGGCGACAATCGCCTCGTCTACTTCGACAACAACGACTTCGACGAAGCCTGTCTCGCACCGGTTCCTTATGAGCTCGTCCGTCTGTTGACGAGCGTGCTGGTCGGCGCGGCCGACCTGAAGCTGAGCCGCGCCGAGGCGCTCGCGCTGTGTCATACCGCGCTCGACGCATACAGCGCCGCGCTTGCGTTCGGCAAGTCGCGCTGGATCGAAGCGGAGACCGCGACGGGCATGGTGCGCGATCTGTTCGACGCGCTCGGGAGCCGCACGCGCGCCGCGCATCTGGACCGGCGTACCGTGCTGAAAGGCAAGACGCGCATGCTGAAGGTCGACGGCAAGAAGGCGCTACCTGTTAGCGACCAACAGCGCGCGGCGGTCGCGCAGTTCATGCAGCGCTTCGCGGCGACGGAGCCGAATCCCGAGTTCTACCGCACGCTCGATGTCGCGCGGCGCATTGCGGGAACTGGCAGCCTGGGTGTCGATCGGTATGTGATTCTGGTCGAGGGCAAGGGCTCGCCGGATGGCAACTACCTGATCGATTTGAAAGAGGCACTGCCATCGTCCGTGAGTGTGCACGTGAAGGCTGCGCAGCCGAAGTGGCAGACCGAGGCGCAGCGTGTCGTCGAAGTGCAGCGGCGCAATCAGGCGGTATCGCAGGCATTTTTGCACGCGGTCGAGTTCGACGAGCGCTCCTATGTGCTGCGCGGTTTGCAGCCGTCGGAAGATCGCGTGGCGCTCGCCGACTGGAACGGCAAGCTGCCACGGCTCGAGGAAATCATCAACAGCATGGCCGAGCTGAGCGCATGGGCGCATCTGCGCAGCGGAGGGCGGCAGAAGTCGGCGATCGCGGATGATCTGATCGCGTTCGGGAATCGGCGCGATTGGCAACTGCCGTTGATCGATCTGGCGACGCAGTGCGAGGCGCAGGTCGCGGCGGATTGGAAGGCTTATTGTGAAGCTTATGATCGAGGGGCGTTTGAGGTCAGGATCTCGGCTTAG
- a CDS encoding rhodanese-like domain-containing protein encodes MTHDNSTASTPNAVTAIPAADSATALAHFHASLRFETDCADVHAALASGAPGFVLLDVRSSALFAQGHVPGALNLPHGKIVASKLAAYAPDTLFVTYCAGPHCNGAARGALRLAQLGRPVKLMAGGVTGWLDEGFTLSHHDTSSPVGKSRRS; translated from the coding sequence ATGACTCACGACAACTCCACCGCCTCCACTCCGAACGCCGTCACCGCGATCCCTGCTGCCGACAGCGCCACCGCGCTCGCCCACTTTCACGCGTCGCTGCGCTTCGAAACCGATTGCGCCGACGTCCACGCCGCGCTCGCGAGCGGCGCGCCCGGCTTCGTGCTGCTCGACGTGCGCAGTTCCGCACTGTTCGCGCAGGGCCACGTGCCCGGCGCGCTGAATCTGCCGCACGGTAAGATCGTCGCGTCGAAGCTGGCCGCCTATGCACCGGACACGCTGTTCGTCACCTACTGCGCCGGCCCGCACTGCAATGGCGCGGCGCGCGGCGCACTGCGGCTCGCCCAGCTCGGGCGGCCGGTCAAGCTGATGGCGGGCGGCGTCACCGGTTGGCTCGACGAGGGCTTCACGCTGAGCCACCATGACACTTCGTCCCCGGTTGGCAAATCGCGAAGAAGTTAA
- the ftrA gene encoding transcriptional regulator FtrA, producing the protein MHNHLVVALAYDRLCTFEFGCVTELFALERPELGVPWYRFAVCAGEPGPIRAAGGITVAAPYTLKLLANADTIVIPGWRDPDEVPPAALLRRIRAAYERGARLCSICSGVFVLAAAGVLDGKNVTTHWRYADKLQQRYPQLRVQPDALYVDEGQVITSAGSAAGLDMLLHLVRRDHGSAVANRVAQRLVVLPHREGGQAQFVPRPMPHDESGRIAKLMDWVRSHAAEPHTLHSLAGRAAMSPRTLQRQFRDATGMAPYEWLVRERVAIARELLEATPPLPMTRVAELAGFGSEESLRRHFRRIALTSPGAYRRRFGGEG; encoded by the coding sequence ATGCACAACCATCTCGTCGTCGCGCTGGCCTATGACCGGCTCTGCACCTTCGAATTCGGCTGCGTGACCGAACTGTTCGCGCTCGAACGTCCCGAGCTAGGCGTGCCGTGGTATCGCTTCGCGGTCTGCGCGGGCGAGCCCGGTCCGATTCGAGCGGCGGGCGGCATCACGGTGGCCGCGCCGTACACGCTGAAGCTGCTCGCGAACGCCGACACGATCGTGATTCCGGGTTGGCGTGACCCCGACGAAGTGCCGCCTGCCGCGCTGCTGCGCCGGATTCGCGCGGCCTACGAGCGCGGCGCGCGGCTCTGCTCGATCTGCTCGGGCGTGTTCGTGCTTGCGGCGGCCGGCGTGCTCGACGGCAAGAACGTGACCACGCACTGGCGCTACGCTGACAAGTTGCAGCAGCGCTATCCGCAACTGCGCGTACAGCCCGACGCGCTGTATGTCGACGAAGGGCAGGTGATTACGTCGGCCGGATCGGCGGCCGGGCTCGACATGCTGCTGCATCTGGTGCGGCGCGATCATGGCAGTGCGGTCGCGAATCGCGTCGCGCAACGGCTCGTGGTGCTGCCGCATCGCGAGGGCGGCCAGGCGCAGTTCGTGCCGCGCCCGATGCCGCACGATGAGAGCGGACGTATCGCGAAGCTGATGGACTGGGTGCGCAGCCACGCGGCCGAACCGCATACGTTGCACTCGCTCGCCGGGCGCGCGGCGATGAGCCCGCGCACGCTGCAACGACAGTTCCGCGATGCGACCGGCATGGCGCCTTATGAGTGGCTCGTCAGGGAACGCGTCGCGATTGCGCGTGAGTTGCTCGAAGCGACGCCGCCGCTGCCGATGACGCGCGTCGCCGAGCTGGCGGGGTTCGGGTCGGAAGAGTCGTTGCGGCGGCATTTTCGTCGCATCGCGTTGACGAGTCCGGGGGCGTATCGGCGCAGGTTTGGGGGTGAGGGGTAA
- a CDS encoding methyl-accepting chemotaxis protein: MSTYKETPHVAAARSPSLPLKWTLRRWNLRVQWTIAALSAIGAIAAALWCGSYGAVIGLAQFLVIFGLFGAGLMQAVSTLRAQLNALCDGDLMHDASLPGHDELTALGEQGRLLAYQLSQMVARIRSEAELIAMGGAQATQQATSLSQRTESQAASLEQTRASLDALLEAVRYNTDQTRQADEQSTRAHADAVAGQAAVRASVESIERIEQRSREMGEILGVIDGIAFQTNILALNAAVEAARAGEYGRGFAVVAAEVRALAQRSAQAAGEVKKLIQHSRDEVSDGVQAIEGSRNLLAQAVDAVSEVASLLRDVARSSNEQTAGLQEIAQAVEVLDGITQRNGQMVGGAAETASLMRDRADRLSDGVKNIRLRQGCAGEARAMAERAARLVDTEGPENAVRRFHDPKGGFHDRDLYIVVADRDDYFRAFGSDPSKAGKLRKDALPGDDQTAIRDASWRAVDQGGGWIEFNGRHPVTKQPVEKIGYIAPALGGRWAVQCSVNRGDGLMSSKNA, from the coding sequence ATGTCGACCTATAAAGAGACGCCACACGTTGCCGCCGCACGATCCCCCTCTCTCCCGCTCAAGTGGACATTGCGTCGCTGGAACCTGCGCGTGCAGTGGACGATTGCCGCGCTCAGCGCAATTGGCGCCATCGCGGCGGCGCTCTGGTGCGGCAGCTATGGCGCCGTGATCGGATTGGCGCAGTTTCTGGTGATTTTTGGCCTGTTCGGGGCCGGCCTGATGCAGGCGGTCTCGACCTTGCGGGCCCAGTTGAATGCGCTGTGCGACGGCGATCTGATGCACGACGCTTCTTTGCCGGGGCACGACGAACTGACGGCGCTGGGCGAGCAGGGCCGTCTGCTTGCCTACCAGTTGTCGCAAATGGTGGCGCGCATCCGCAGCGAAGCCGAGTTGATCGCGATGGGCGGGGCTCAGGCCACCCAACAAGCGACCTCGCTGTCGCAGCGTACCGAATCGCAGGCGGCCAGCCTCGAGCAGACCCGTGCCTCGCTCGATGCCTTGCTGGAAGCCGTGCGCTACAACACCGATCAGACGCGCCAAGCCGATGAGCAGTCCACTCGTGCGCATGCCGATGCGGTTGCGGGGCAGGCCGCGGTGCGCGCATCGGTCGAAAGCATCGAGCGCATCGAGCAACGTTCGCGCGAGATGGGGGAGATCCTCGGTGTGATCGACGGCATCGCCTTCCAGACCAACATCCTTGCACTCAACGCCGCGGTGGAGGCTGCCCGGGCCGGCGAATACGGTCGCGGTTTCGCCGTGGTCGCCGCCGAAGTGCGCGCGTTGGCGCAGCGCAGCGCGCAAGCGGCCGGGGAGGTCAAGAAACTGATCCAGCATTCTCGTGACGAGGTGAGCGACGGGGTGCAGGCCATCGAAGGCAGCAGAAATCTGTTGGCGCAGGCGGTCGACGCGGTCAGCGAGGTGGCCTCTTTGCTGCGTGACGTCGCGCGCTCGAGCAACGAGCAGACCGCAGGGCTGCAGGAAATCGCGCAGGCGGTCGAGGTGCTGGACGGCATCACTCAGCGCAATGGCCAGATGGTCGGCGGGGCGGCGGAAACGGCGAGCCTGATGCGGGACCGCGCCGACCGGCTCAGCGATGGGGTGAAAAATATCCGGCTGCGACAGGGCTGCGCGGGGGAAGCCCGGGCCATGGCGGAGCGTGCGGCCCGACTGGTCGACACCGAGGGGCCCGAGAACGCGGTGCGCCGGTTTCACGACCCGAAAGGCGGCTTTCACGATCGCGACCTCTACATCGTCGTTGCGGACCGCGACGACTATTTCCGGGCCTTTGGCTCCGACCCGAGCAAGGCGGGCAAGCTGCGCAAGGACGCGCTGCCGGGCGACGACCAGACAGCGATCCGGGACGCCAGCTGGCGCGCGGTCGATCAGGGCGGAGGCTGGATCGAATTCAACGGACGACATCCCGTTACGAAGCAACCGGTGGAAAAGATCGGCTACATCGCGCCCGCCCTCGGTGGCCGCTGGGCGGTCCAGTGCAGCGTCAACCGTGGCGATGGGCTGATGTCGTCGAAAAACGCCTGA
- a CDS encoding nuclear transport factor 2 family protein, whose translation MNEEAIREALNAHWQASAAGDLDAEHDIYDDDAICDYPQSGERIRGRVNLQALRSHHPGKPSGFDVRRIQGDGNLWITEYTISYQGRIAYTVSMMEFRDGKVVHETQYFADPFEAPDWRSRWVERIA comes from the coding sequence ATGAACGAAGAAGCCATACGTGAGGCCTTGAACGCACACTGGCAGGCCTCGGCGGCCGGCGATCTCGACGCCGAACACGATATCTACGATGACGATGCGATCTGCGACTACCCACAATCAGGCGAGCGAATCCGCGGACGAGTCAATTTGCAGGCATTGCGCAGCCATCATCCCGGGAAGCCATCCGGCTTCGATGTCCGGAGAATTCAAGGCGACGGCAATCTCTGGATCACCGAGTACACCATCAGCTATCAGGGGCGCATCGCTTACACGGTCAGCATGATGGAGTTCCGCGACGGCAAGGTCGTCCACGAGACGCAGTATTTCGCGGATCCGTTTGAGGCACCGGATTGGCGGAGTCGATGGGTTGAGCGGATCGCGTGA
- the dapA gene encoding 4-hydroxy-tetrahydrodipicolinate synthase — translation MSDFSGIWIPLITPFADGAVDHAALRALVRRYADAGVAGLVALGTTGEPATLDAAEQDAVLATILDAAAAAASASPQRRKLPVLVGVSGNHTASMCERIGQLNRLPIAGVLIAAPYYTRPAQDGIVAHFSALADASAHPVVLYDIPQRTGVRLELDTLLTLAAHPRIQAIKDCAGSLDTTLALIRDGRLQVLAGNDLEVFTTLCAGGSGAIAASAHWRPERFVALHRALTEGKLDEGRRIFHALVPQIQLAFAEPNPAPIKALLAAGGWVSNELRLPMTRASGALTERLAALGETR, via the coding sequence ATGTCTGATTTCTCGGGTATCTGGATTCCGCTGATCACGCCGTTCGCTGACGGCGCCGTCGATCATGCCGCATTGCGTGCGCTGGTGCGCCGTTATGCGGACGCCGGCGTGGCCGGGTTGGTCGCGCTCGGCACGACCGGCGAGCCGGCCACGCTCGACGCCGCCGAACAAGACGCCGTGCTCGCGACGATTCTCGACGCGGCGGCAGCCGCCGCCAGCGCGTCACCGCAGCGGCGTAAGTTGCCGGTGCTGGTGGGCGTCTCGGGCAATCACACGGCGAGCATGTGCGAGCGGATCGGGCAGCTCAACCGGTTGCCGATTGCCGGCGTGTTGATCGCCGCGCCGTATTACACGCGGCCCGCGCAGGACGGCATCGTCGCGCACTTCAGCGCGCTCGCCGACGCGAGCGCGCATCCGGTCGTGCTGTACGACATTCCGCAGCGCACCGGCGTGCGGCTCGAACTCGACACGCTGCTGACGCTCGCCGCGCATCCTCGGATTCAGGCAATCAAGGATTGCGCCGGTTCGCTCGACACGACGCTTGCGCTGATTCGCGACGGCCGCCTGCAGGTTCTGGCGGGGAACGACCTCGAGGTCTTCACGACGTTGTGCGCGGGTGGGAGCGGGGCGATCGCGGCGTCGGCGCATTGGCGGCCCGAGCGTTTCGTCGCGCTGCATCGCGCGTTGACGGAGGGGAAGCTCGACGAAGGACGGCGCATTTTTCACGCGCTCGTGCCGCAGATTCAGCTCGCGTTTGCCGAACCGAATCCCGCGCCGATCAAGGCGTTGCTTGCGGCGGGAGGGTGGGTGAGCAATGAATTACGTTTGCCGATGACGCGTGCGAGCGGGGCGTTGACCGAACGGCTGGCGGCCTTAGGGGAGACGCGTTAG
- a CDS encoding GH1 family beta-glucosidase, producing the protein MENDASAVTDAAYPAYGGPHTDPFTPPADSSLWRQDFLLGAATASYQIEGAVNEDGRLPSIWDTYSATPGKVLAGDTGAVACDHYHRWEQDVDLLAGLGLEAYRLSTAWPRVMDENGAPNRKGLDFYKRLLERLKEKNITTFVTLYHWDLPQHLEDRGGWLNRETAYRFADYADLMSRELHGLVDAWMTLNEPWCSAYLGYCVGRHAPGLTNVRFATQAMHHLLLAHGLAIPVLRANDPRSHKGIVANVGRGTPNSDSAADGRAAELFEVQNNAWILDPLLKGEYPQDLFELWPDAEPLVLDGDMQKINTPLDFLGINYYFRTNVASDGGHGFTEVPLEGVERTQMGWEVYPDGLRDLLTGFRETYANLPPIYITENGMASNDQVIDGRVEDTQRISYLKRHLAAVDQAIKAGVDVRGYFLWSLMDNFEWAFGYERRFGIVHIDYQTQQRTIKRSAELVSKFLKDRNAQA; encoded by the coding sequence GTGGAAAACGACGCATCCGCAGTCACCGACGCCGCCTATCCCGCTTACGGCGGCCCCCATACCGACCCATTCACGCCGCCCGCCGATTCGTCGCTGTGGCGCCAGGACTTTCTGCTCGGCGCGGCTACCGCGTCGTACCAGATCGAAGGCGCGGTCAACGAAGACGGCCGTCTGCCGTCGATCTGGGACACGTACTCTGCGACGCCGGGCAAGGTGCTGGCCGGCGACACCGGCGCCGTCGCGTGCGATCACTATCATCGTTGGGAACAGGACGTCGATCTGCTCGCTGGGCTCGGCCTCGAAGCGTACCGGCTGTCGACCGCATGGCCGCGCGTGATGGACGAAAACGGCGCGCCCAACCGCAAGGGGCTCGACTTCTACAAGCGCCTGCTCGAACGGCTCAAAGAGAAGAACATCACGACCTTCGTCACGCTGTATCACTGGGATCTACCTCAGCATCTCGAGGATCGCGGCGGCTGGCTCAATCGCGAAACCGCGTACCGTTTCGCCGATTACGCAGACCTGATGAGCCGTGAGCTGCACGGCCTCGTCGACGCATGGATGACGCTAAACGAGCCGTGGTGTTCCGCGTACCTCGGCTACTGCGTCGGCCGTCATGCGCCGGGGCTCACGAACGTGCGTTTCGCCACGCAGGCGATGCATCATCTGCTGCTCGCGCACGGTCTGGCGATCCCGGTGCTGCGCGCGAACGATCCGCGCTCGCACAAGGGCATCGTCGCGAACGTCGGGCGCGGCACGCCGAACAGCGACAGCGCCGCCGACGGTCGCGCGGCCGAGCTGTTCGAAGTTCAGAACAACGCGTGGATTCTCGATCCGCTGTTGAAGGGCGAGTATCCGCAAGACCTGTTCGAGCTGTGGCCGGATGCCGAGCCGCTCGTGCTCGACGGCGACATGCAGAAGATCAATACGCCGCTCGACTTCCTCGGCATCAACTATTATTTCCGCACCAACGTCGCGAGCGACGGCGGCCATGGTTTCACCGAGGTGCCGCTCGAAGGCGTCGAGCGCACGCAGATGGGATGGGAGGTTTACCCGGACGGTCTTCGCGATCTGCTGACCGGTTTCAGGGAAACGTATGCGAATCTGCCGCCGATCTACATCACCGAGAACGGCATGGCATCGAATGACCAGGTGATCGACGGCCGCGTCGAGGACACGCAGCGCATCTCGTACCTGAAGCGCCATCTCGCCGCGGTCGATCAGGCGATCAAGGCCGGCGTCGATGTACGCGGCTATTTCCTGTGGTCGCTGATGGACAACTTCGAGTGGGCGTTCGGCTACGAGCGGCGTTTCGGCATCGTGCATATCGACTACCAGACGCAGCAGCGGACGATCAAGCGCAGTGCCGAACTGGTGTCGAAATTTCTCAAAGATCGCAACGCGCAAGCGTAA
- a CDS encoding putative bifunctional diguanylate cyclase/phosphodiesterase, translating to MQSSYNLWLVAISFAVATLASYTGLDLTGRIFLLASARRRHAWLLGGALALGVGIWSMHFIAMLAFSLPIPLGYDLALTACSLALAIGASYLALSMTTRERLTPGRLLAGGVLMGIGIAGMHYTGMAALRMAPAIHYQPAWFAASLAIAIGASSAALWMARALSNEHESHIARKRLAAALVMGLAISGMHYTGMAAASFAPGAICGAANDINATWLATSVILLTFAVLIVTLMLSRFDVHTTFLLGKMSKLNGQIVRLATLDALTGLPNRATLTERIERAISVARRQHTSFAVLFMDLDGFKTINDSLGHSTGDAVLSAFAQRLQQCVGSSDTVARIGGDEFVVLAEHLTSGDDAAQLADGVLDRMRQGMWSDEQPLQVMPSIGIALYPRDGDSVDTLLKHADAAMYEAKRAGRGTYRFFERSMNEAAMRTLQIQQALHEALVNDRFSLQFQPKFHRGGDVLAGAEALIRLHDPQMGALTPLEFIPVAERSGQIVQIGYWVVREACQRIRGWIEQGLPAIKVAINLSPRQLVQPDLVETMLEIVASEGVACEQIMFEITESVAMHDAARTVDVIRAFQASGFDISIDDFGTGYSSLAYLQRFQAKQLKIDRFFTSGLDTHGAAGSAIVSAIIALAHSLQMDVVAEGVETQSQLDKLRSMMCDEMQGFLLGRPVNADDFAAMLKGRMAAAREQSAL from the coding sequence ATGCAGAGTTCATACAATCTTTGGCTGGTCGCGATTTCGTTCGCGGTCGCGACGCTCGCGTCGTACACCGGGCTCGATCTGACCGGCCGCATCTTTTTGCTCGCCTCGGCGCGCCGGCGGCATGCATGGCTGCTCGGCGGTGCGCTCGCGCTCGGCGTCGGCATCTGGTCGATGCACTTCATCGCGATGCTCGCGTTCTCGCTGCCGATCCCGCTTGGCTACGACCTCGCGCTGACCGCCTGCTCACTCGCGCTGGCAATCGGCGCGTCATATCTGGCGCTCTCCATGACGACCCGCGAGCGCCTGACGCCGGGCCGGCTGCTGGCGGGCGGCGTGCTGATGGGGATCGGTATCGCCGGGATGCATTACACCGGCATGGCGGCGCTGCGCATGGCGCCCGCGATTCACTACCAGCCGGCGTGGTTCGCAGCCTCGCTCGCGATCGCGATCGGTGCTTCGAGCGCCGCGCTATGGATGGCACGCGCGCTCAGCAACGAACACGAGAGCCATATCGCGCGCAAACGTCTCGCAGCGGCGCTCGTGATGGGCCTCGCGATCAGCGGAATGCATTACACGGGCATGGCCGCCGCCAGCTTCGCACCCGGCGCGATCTGCGGCGCGGCCAACGACATCAACGCGACATGGCTCGCCACCTCGGTGATCCTGCTGACGTTCGCGGTGCTCATCGTCACGCTGATGCTGTCGCGCTTCGACGTGCACACCACGTTCCTGCTCGGCAAGATGTCGAAGCTGAACGGCCAGATCGTGCGGCTCGCGACGCTCGACGCGCTGACCGGCCTGCCGAACCGTGCGACGTTGACCGAGCGGATCGAACGCGCGATTAGCGTCGCACGCCGCCAGCACACGTCGTTCGCGGTGCTGTTCATGGATCTCGACGGTTTCAAGACGATCAACGATTCGCTCGGCCACTCGACCGGCGATGCAGTGCTGTCCGCGTTCGCGCAGCGCCTCCAGCAGTGCGTGGGTTCGAGCGACACCGTCGCGCGAATCGGCGGTGACGAGTTCGTCGTGCTCGCGGAGCACCTCACGTCCGGCGACGACGCGGCCCAGCTCGCCGACGGCGTGCTCGACCGGATGCGCCAGGGCATGTGGAGCGACGAGCAACCGCTGCAGGTGATGCCGAGCATCGGCATCGCACTCTATCCGCGCGACGGCGACAGCGTCGACACACTGCTCAAGCACGCCGACGCCGCGATGTACGAAGCGAAGCGCGCGGGTCGCGGCACCTACCGCTTTTTCGAGCGCAGCATGAACGAGGCCGCCATGCGCACGCTGCAGATCCAGCAAGCGCTGCACGAAGCCTTGGTGAACGATCGTTTCTCGCTGCAGTTCCAGCCGAAGTTTCATCGCGGCGGCGACGTGCTCGCGGGCGCCGAGGCGCTGATCCGTCTGCACGATCCGCAGATGGGCGCGTTAACGCCGCTCGAATTCATCCCGGTCGCCGAGCGCTCCGGGCAGATCGTGCAGATCGGCTACTGGGTCGTGCGAGAAGCCTGCCAGCGCATTCGCGGCTGGATCGAACAGGGTCTGCCGGCGATCAAGGTGGCAATCAACCTGTCGCCGCGTCAGCTGGTGCAGCCGGACCTCGTCGAGACGATGCTCGAGATCGTCGCAAGCGAGGGCGTAGCGTGCGAGCAGATCATGTTCGAGATCACCGAGAGCGTCGCGATGCATGACGCCGCGCGCACGGTCGACGTGATCCGCGCGTTTCAGGCAAGCGGCTTCGACATCTCGATCGACGACTTCGGCACCGGGTATTCGAGCCTCGCGTATCTGCAGCGCTTTCAGGCGAAGCAACTGAAGATCGACCGCTTCTTTACCAGCGGTCTCGACACGCACGGCGCCGCGGGCAGCGCGATCGTGTCGGCGATCATCGCGCTTGCGCACTCGCTTCAAATGGACGTGGTCGCCGAGGGCGTCGAAACCCAATCGCAGCTCGACAAGCTGCGCTCGATGATGTGCGACGAAATGCAGGGCTTCCTGCTCGGCAGGCCGGTCAATGCCGACGACTTCGCCGCAATGCTCAAAGGGCGAATGGCGGCCGCTCGTGAACAAAGCGCGCTTTGA
- a CDS encoding bestrophin-like domain, which produces MPNVLNHAELVFVLSFGLMWLAARVGATLLRRLSKITDDARDDFSVVQTATLTLLALIIGFTFSMAVGRYDLREHYEEEEASAISTAYVRADLLPAADAAALRALLIDYLDVRVLFYTTRDTRELDRVDADTTRLQQEMWMAVRNAATAQPTPIAALVVTAINDVLNMQGYAQAAWWDRIPYGAWGLMVVMAICASLLVGYGARALKAGEGLLLVVPLVVALAFALVADIDSPRGGMIHVRPVNLQSLVTSLHPR; this is translated from the coding sequence ATGCCAAACGTTCTGAATCATGCCGAGCTCGTGTTCGTCCTGTCGTTCGGATTGATGTGGCTGGCGGCGCGCGTCGGCGCGACGCTGCTGCGGCGCTTGAGCAAAATCACCGACGATGCCCGCGACGACTTCAGCGTGGTCCAGACCGCGACGCTGACGCTGCTTGCTCTGATCATCGGCTTTACGTTTTCGATGGCGGTAGGCCGCTATGACCTTCGCGAGCATTACGAGGAAGAGGAGGCGAGCGCGATCAGTACCGCCTACGTGCGCGCCGACCTGCTGCCCGCCGCCGATGCGGCCGCGCTCCGCGCATTGCTCATCGACTATCTCGACGTGCGCGTGCTGTTCTACACGACGCGCGATACGCGGGAGCTCGACCGGGTGGACGCGGACACCACGCGCCTGCAGCAGGAAATGTGGATGGCCGTCAGGAATGCGGCGACCGCGCAGCCGACGCCGATCGCGGCGCTCGTCGTCACCGCGATCAACGACGTGCTCAACATGCAGGGCTACGCGCAGGCCGCGTGGTGGGACCGCATCCCTTACGGGGCGTGGGGATTGATGGTCGTGATGGCGATCTGCGCGAGTCTGCTGGTCGGCTACGGCGCGCGGGCGCTGAAGGCCGGCGAGGGCTTGCTGCTGGTCGTGCCGCTGGTGGTGGCGCTGGCGTTTGCGCTGGTCGCCGATATCGACAGTCCGCGCGGCGGCATGATTCATGTGCGCCCGGTCAATCTGCAGTCACTGGTGACTTCGCTGCATCCGCGTTGA